A portion of the Ferrimonas lipolytica genome contains these proteins:
- a CDS encoding VOC family protein has product MTKAKVGEFLWQDLTVANADGVADFYAQVVGWEKKAVPMGDYSDHGMMVADEMKAGICHNQGENAAIPPQWLLYVAVADLATSVATVSALGGKILVAPKAMGEDQFAVIEDPAGAVLALYQQA; this is encoded by the coding sequence ATGACCAAAGCGAAGGTAGGTGAGTTTCTGTGGCAAGATCTCACAGTGGCTAATGCCGATGGGGTTGCTGATTTTTATGCCCAAGTTGTAGGTTGGGAAAAGAAAGCGGTACCAATGGGTGACTATAGCGACCACGGCATGATGGTTGCTGACGAGATGAAGGCGGGGATCTGTCATAACCAAGGAGAGAATGCGGCAATACCGCCGCAGTGGTTGCTGTACGTAGCGGTGGCTGATTTGGCTACAAGCGTAGCGACCGTGTCTGCTCTTGGTGGAAAGATCTTAGTGGCGCCGAAGGCGATGGGGGAAGACCAGTTTGCGGTGATTGAAGATCCTGCTGGTGCGGTGTTAGCACTGTACCAGCAGGCTTAA
- a CDS encoding DMT family transporter, which yields MNSYFLYPLLAVCLWGGNNIIGKMSVGVIEPTAISFARWLLAGLILTPFVAPGVWKQRQLIRSLLPKLAVLALLGIVVFQTLAYMAAQTTSATNMGLIGALVPLLTLLLSVPLMRETPTVGTAIGAVVSILGLVLLLTNGHPLSIIDQGINHGDGLLLIGASAYALYGVMLKRWTIPLTLWQSLYMQIMLGVIWQLPLYLFGPSQEISAEAIPLIIYAGIAGSLCATYSWLVGITHLGASRTTMFMNLVPLITCVLAAFWLGEQLHNAQIVGGGLILMGVVLSQRLTKPLFHLTPRPA from the coding sequence ATGAACTCCTATTTTCTCTACCCTCTGCTTGCTGTTTGTCTCTGGGGTGGAAATAACATTATTGGCAAAATGTCGGTCGGCGTTATCGAACCAACCGCTATCTCATTCGCCCGTTGGCTATTAGCCGGGCTGATATTGACCCCATTCGTTGCTCCCGGTGTGTGGAAGCAACGTCAATTGATCCGATCATTACTGCCGAAGCTCGCCGTACTTGCCCTGTTAGGCATCGTAGTTTTCCAAACCTTAGCCTATATGGCAGCACAAACAACCAGCGCCACCAACATGGGGCTAATTGGCGCACTAGTGCCGCTGCTAACCTTGCTACTGAGTGTGCCACTGATGCGGGAAACCCCAACCGTTGGTACAGCTATCGGTGCGGTGGTTTCAATCCTTGGGCTGGTGCTGCTGTTAACCAATGGCCATCCGCTATCGATTATCGACCAAGGAATTAACCACGGCGATGGACTGCTGCTTATCGGCGCCAGTGCCTATGCGCTCTATGGGGTGATGCTCAAGCGCTGGACGATCCCACTGACACTATGGCAGTCACTGTACATGCAGATTATGTTGGGCGTGATATGGCAGCTGCCGCTCTATCTTTTCGGCCCAAGCCAAGAGATCAGCGCTGAAGCGATCCCACTTATCATCTACGCTGGCATTGCAGGTTCACTGTGTGCCACCTACAGCTGGTTGGTCGGTATTACTCATTTAGGTGCAAGCCGCACTACCATGTTCATGAATCTAGTCCCGCTAATCACCTGCGTGTTAGCAGCCTTTTGGTTGGGTGAGCAGCTCCACAATGCGCAAATCGTTGGCGGTGGATTGATCCTAATGGGGGTGGTGTTATCACAGCGCTTGACCAAGCCGCTGTTTCACCTCACCCCTCGTCCTGCTTAG
- a CDS encoding 2-dehydropantoate 2-reductase codes for MVSSKPVNIAILGAGSIGCYLGGCLAANSDATTTAISLIGRPRLQQQLQSHGLTVTDWQGRHSHIATNARHAALLQFHTTCEALAHADYILVTVKSGDTRAAGQLISRHGHTDAVVISFQNGVSNGDKLQQLLPRHTVLRGMVPFNVFSQGQGVFHCGTEGNLALQATTVEIGALLKRFASAALPIMQYDDMATVQWGKLVVNLNNAVNALAGMPLRDQLYHPVYRRIMARTIKEALVILTKAGIRPARSGKVIPALLPYVLALPTPLFAKVASAMLKIDADARSSMYEDLQLQRTTEVDFLNGEIVRLAKQHQLAAPINSTIVTLIKDAERQRQGSPMIGADSLRRLLKL; via the coding sequence ATGGTCAGCAGCAAACCCGTCAATATCGCCATACTTGGTGCAGGGAGCATTGGTTGCTACCTCGGCGGCTGTCTCGCAGCCAATAGCGATGCAACCACCACAGCTATCAGCTTGATTGGCCGCCCTCGCTTGCAACAGCAACTCCAAAGCCATGGCCTCACAGTGACCGACTGGCAAGGCCGCCATAGCCACATCGCTACCAATGCCCGCCACGCAGCGTTACTCCAATTCCATACCACCTGTGAAGCACTCGCTCACGCCGATTATATTTTGGTCACAGTAAAAAGTGGTGACACTAGAGCAGCAGGCCAACTTATCTCCCGGCACGGTCACACAGATGCGGTGGTAATCAGCTTCCAAAATGGCGTTAGCAATGGTGACAAGTTGCAACAGTTATTGCCACGCCATACGGTACTGCGCGGCATGGTGCCGTTTAACGTATTTAGCCAAGGGCAAGGAGTATTTCATTGTGGTACTGAAGGTAACTTAGCATTGCAGGCAACCACTGTTGAAATAGGCGCTCTATTAAAACGCTTCGCCAGTGCCGCTCTGCCGATAATGCAATACGATGATATGGCCACTGTGCAATGGGGCAAATTGGTTGTAAATCTTAACAATGCGGTTAACGCCTTAGCGGGAATGCCACTGCGCGATCAACTTTACCACCCGGTCTATCGGCGCATTATGGCTCGTACCATTAAAGAAGCACTGGTGATACTCACCAAAGCTGGGATCCGCCCGGCTCGCAGTGGCAAAGTAATTCCAGCCTTACTGCCCTATGTCTTAGCATTGCCGACACCGCTGTTTGCCAAAGTAGCCAGCGCTATGCTTAAGATTGATGCCGACGCTCGCTCGTCGATGTACGAAGATCTACAGCTGCAACGTACCACCGAGGTCGACTTCCTCAATGGCGAAATCGTTCGCTTGGCCAAACAACACCAGTTAGCGGCACCAATCAATAGCACCATCGTCACGCTAATTAAAGACGCTGAGCGACAGCGTCAAGGTTCCCCAATGATCGGCGCCGATTCGTTAAGGCGTCTGCTCAAGCTCTAA
- a CDS encoding SixA phosphatase family protein, producing MSLVLLRHAKSCWDQPTLEDWQRPLATRGINTLPKVLTQLQQWHLTPTQIICSDAVRAVATAKVVAASYPNATYLQLPELYMAKLHDWNNLLYDYKTEANQSDQCQLWVGHNPAMQQLVEQLSGIHIIKFRTAAMAWLSADGVRLFRTTTA from the coding sequence ATGTCATTAGTGTTGCTGCGCCATGCTAAATCCTGTTGGGATCAGCCAACGCTTGAAGATTGGCAGCGGCCGCTGGCAACCCGCGGGATTAACACTCTCCCTAAGGTGTTGACACAGCTACAACAATGGCACTTAACACCAACTCAGATCATCTGCAGCGATGCCGTCCGTGCCGTTGCTACTGCCAAAGTGGTCGCGGCGTCCTACCCCAACGCGACCTACCTGCAGTTGCCCGAGCTCTACATGGCCAAGCTGCACGACTGGAACAACCTGCTATATGACTACAAAACTGAAGCTAACCAATCTGACCAATGCCAATTGTGGGTTGGCCATAATCCGGCAATGCAACAGTTGGTTGAGCAGCTTAGTGGCATCCATATAATCAAATTTCGTACCGCGGCGATGGCCTGGTTAAGCGCTGACGGTGTGCGCTTGTTTCGCACTACAACGGCCTAA
- a CDS encoding helix-turn-helix domain-containing protein yields the protein MRRILADFRKLTSLVEGCRIAYLNFPVSGLKSNSNGPLAERKISSTILNYPVLSTDDEFRVLFDRLQRIVLQDYNNVMKFQLNGDWPKGLYFGPFNKCEGKSLARTIELCSELNINSAVEFYSFCENDNFVGYFCITSSGSQQELIEYVNKPLITTTLDLTHFYLTRSYPSLVNPNNFNGVINEKTRAVIQLAAEGNSCKDIGHKLCLTERGVNYHLDRAKNILGASNKTDMVRLAKNNCLI from the coding sequence ATGAGAAGAATACTAGCCGACTTTAGAAAACTGACCTCCTTAGTAGAAGGTTGTAGAATCGCCTACCTAAATTTTCCTGTTAGTGGACTAAAGTCCAACTCCAATGGGCCACTAGCAGAAAGAAAAATTAGCAGTACGATATTAAACTATCCTGTATTATCTACTGATGATGAGTTCAGAGTGCTTTTTGACCGTCTGCAAAGAATCGTACTTCAGGACTATAATAATGTAATGAAGTTCCAATTGAACGGAGATTGGCCCAAAGGGTTATATTTCGGTCCTTTCAACAAATGCGAAGGTAAAAGTTTAGCGAGAACAATTGAGCTGTGCAGCGAGCTAAATATAAACTCAGCAGTTGAATTCTATAGCTTTTGCGAAAACGACAACTTTGTTGGCTATTTTTGCATCACATCAAGCGGAAGCCAACAAGAGTTAATCGAATACGTTAATAAACCTTTGATCACAACAACACTTGATTTGACCCATTTTTATTTGACCAGAAGTTATCCTAGCCTAGTGAACCCAAATAATTTCAATGGTGTAATTAATGAAAAAACTCGAGCCGTTATACAATTAGCAGCTGAAGGAAACAGTTGTAAAGATATTGGTCATAAGCTTTGCCTTACAGAGCGTGGTGTAAACTATCACCTCGACCGAGCCAAAAATATTCTTGGTGCAAGTAATAAAACTGACATGGTAAGGTTAGCTAAAAATAACTGCTTAATATAG
- a CDS encoding M13 family metallopeptidase, with translation MKKIVLTGLCASAIALAGCSQMTASTAETSATAQAVQQALSSGIDQSTFDYAVRPQDDFYNYVNGTWLKNNEVPADRTSTGVFYDLRDKADKDVKNIINELAGKTDLVEGSDEQKVAALYNSVMDTDTINALGLKPIQAELDNIAGINDFSELAAYFGHAAKIGINSPFVPYVSIDAKNSTTYAAHIWQSGLSLPDRDYYFKDDERSSKLRADYQAHIENMFALANLPNPSEAAVQILAIETALAEHHNTNVENRDSEKRYNKFATAELSELNGKFDWTAYMAAVGVADVDYVIINQPNYIKALAAVMESFSVEEWKTYQTWHALNAYSPLLSSDIEAEHFDFFSRKLQGQQEMKPRWKTAVDIVNSDLGEVVGKVYVKRHFTPEAKARMTVLVENLRTAYGQSIDELTWMGDETKQKAKAKLAAFTPKIGYPDKWEDYSKLEVKADDLVGNRMRSGILVHEREVAKIGGPIHTWEWHMTPQTVNAYYNPPSNEIVFPAAILQPPFFNMDADDAVNYGGIGAVIGHEMGHGFDDQGSRYDGDGNLNNWWTDEDLAAFKGLGNALIAQYDAFEVFDDLNVNGKLTLGENIGDLSGVTIGYKAYHYSLEDKPAPVIDGMTGDQRFFIGFTQIWRAKYKEESLRNRVATDPHSPAHFRANGPLANVDEFYQAFDVSKGDKMYIEPAERVKIW, from the coding sequence ATGAAAAAAATCGTATTAACCGGCCTGTGTGCCTCCGCCATTGCATTGGCGGGTTGCAGCCAAATGACCGCTTCAACAGCGGAAACCAGCGCGACGGCGCAAGCGGTGCAACAGGCACTCAGCTCTGGTATCGATCAAAGCACCTTCGATTACGCCGTCCGTCCTCAGGATGATTTCTATAATTACGTCAACGGCACTTGGTTGAAAAACAACGAAGTACCGGCGGATCGCACTAGCACAGGTGTGTTCTACGATCTACGCGATAAAGCCGATAAAGACGTTAAGAACATCATTAATGAACTGGCCGGGAAAACAGACCTAGTCGAAGGCAGTGATGAACAAAAGGTTGCCGCACTGTACAACTCGGTGATGGACACCGACACCATTAATGCCTTGGGCCTCAAGCCTATTCAGGCTGAGCTAGATAACATTGCTGGCATCAATGACTTCAGCGAGTTAGCAGCCTACTTTGGCCACGCAGCCAAAATCGGCATCAACAGTCCGTTTGTGCCTTACGTCTCTATCGACGCCAAGAATTCCACCACCTACGCGGCGCACATCTGGCAATCCGGTTTGTCATTGCCAGATCGTGATTACTACTTCAAGGACGATGAGCGCTCAAGCAAGTTGCGTGCGGACTACCAAGCCCATATCGAAAACATGTTTGCGTTAGCCAATCTGCCTAATCCTAGTGAAGCCGCAGTACAAATTTTGGCAATCGAAACTGCCTTAGCGGAACACCACAATACCAATGTTGAAAACCGCGACAGCGAAAAGCGTTACAACAAATTTGCTACCGCTGAGTTATCGGAACTGAATGGCAAGTTTGATTGGACTGCATACATGGCTGCAGTAGGTGTAGCGGATGTTGATTACGTCATCATTAACCAACCTAACTACATCAAAGCGCTAGCCGCTGTGATGGAAAGCTTTAGCGTTGAAGAGTGGAAGACCTACCAAACTTGGCATGCGTTGAACGCCTATTCGCCGCTACTGAGCAGTGACATTGAAGCGGAGCACTTCGATTTCTTCTCGCGCAAACTGCAAGGTCAGCAAGAGATGAAGCCCCGTTGGAAGACCGCTGTTGATATCGTCAACAGTGATCTGGGTGAGGTGGTTGGTAAGGTTTACGTTAAGCGTCACTTTACCCCTGAAGCCAAGGCTCGTATGACCGTGCTGGTTGAAAACCTTCGTACCGCCTACGGCCAGTCAATTGATGAATTGACCTGGATGGGTGACGAAACCAAGCAGAAAGCCAAAGCAAAATTGGCAGCCTTTACCCCTAAAATTGGTTATCCAGACAAGTGGGAAGACTACAGTAAACTCGAGGTTAAAGCCGACGATTTGGTTGGTAACCGTATGCGCTCCGGCATACTGGTGCACGAGCGTGAAGTCGCTAAGATCGGTGGCCCAATCCATACGTGGGAATGGCACATGACCCCACAAACGGTTAACGCTTATTACAACCCACCGTCAAATGAGATTGTATTCCCAGCCGCGATTCTACAGCCTCCATTCTTCAATATGGATGCTGATGACGCAGTTAACTATGGCGGTATCGGTGCAGTAATCGGCCACGAAATGGGCCACGGCTTTGATGACCAAGGCTCCCGTTACGATGGCGATGGCAACCTCAATAACTGGTGGACCGACGAAGATTTAGCGGCTTTCAAAGGCTTAGGTAATGCGCTTATTGCCCAATACGACGCCTTTGAAGTGTTTGACGATCTTAACGTTAATGGCAAGCTTACCTTAGGCGAGAATATCGGTGATCTTTCTGGTGTTACCATCGGCTACAAGGCCTACCACTATTCGCTAGAAGACAAGCCAGCTCCGGTTATTGATGGCATGACTGGCGATCAACGCTTCTTCATTGGCTTCACTCAAATCTGGCGTGCAAAGTACAAAGAGGAATCTCTCCGTAACCGTGTCGCCACTGACCCGCATTCACCTGCTCATTTCCGTGCCAACGGTCCTTTGGCTAACGTCGATGAGTTTTACCAAGCCTTTGACGTTAGCAAAGGCGACAAGATGTACATCGAGCCAGCTGAACGCGTGAAGATCTGGTAA
- a CDS encoding endonuclease/exonuclease/phosphatase family protein yields MRLRTLAVVALLLGIGSYAYLQLPQAAAPQSWVLPASPQPSLSHSFTLLNWNIQKRSYEPKWQQQFAAIEQQYQPELITLQEVSLTASKQNPSNSNAVYAPNLITHSGYSGLLTATPTPAVDHFVRLTTAAEPVSDTPKIALYSQHLLPHRQQLLLINIHAINFVTDAQYQNQLNDLHKQITSHNGPVVLSGDFNSWSDSRQRRLDNVVASLGLSEVYFADSGEIKSFFGHRLDHIYFSQHLSTVTGSAMVLDQFDASDHAPMIVSFSLATAE; encoded by the coding sequence ATGCGCTTACGGACTCTCGCCGTTGTTGCCTTATTGCTGGGCATCGGCAGCTACGCTTACCTGCAGTTGCCACAGGCGGCTGCACCTCAAAGCTGGGTTCTGCCCGCCTCCCCACAACCCTCGTTATCTCACTCATTCACTCTGCTCAATTGGAATATCCAAAAACGCAGTTACGAACCCAAATGGCAGCAGCAGTTCGCAGCCATTGAACAACAATACCAACCTGAGTTAATCACCCTGCAGGAGGTGTCATTAACCGCCAGTAAGCAAAATCCCAGTAATAGCAATGCGGTGTATGCCCCCAATCTCATTACCCACAGCGGTTATTCGGGATTATTAACCGCGACACCCACCCCGGCTGTCGACCATTTCGTCCGGCTAACAACCGCTGCCGAGCCTGTAAGTGACACCCCTAAAATCGCGCTCTATAGCCAACATCTGTTGCCACACAGGCAACAGCTATTGCTGATCAACATTCATGCGATCAACTTTGTTACTGATGCCCAATACCAGAATCAACTTAATGATTTACATAAGCAAATAACCAGTCACAATGGGCCAGTAGTACTCAGTGGTGACTTTAACAGCTGGAGCGATAGCCGCCAGCGGCGCCTCGATAACGTGGTGGCATCGCTTGGTCTATCTGAGGTGTATTTTGCTGACTCGGGAGAGATAAAGTCATTTTTTGGCCACCGCTTAGATCATATCTATTTCAGCCAGCACTTAAGTACAGTTACAGGCAGCGCTATGGTATTAGACCAATTTGATGCCAGCGATCATGCTCCTATGATCGTTTCGTTTTCACTGGCAACAGCGGAGTAA
- a CDS encoding PH domain-containing protein, giving the protein METKSCPECLSDIPVAANICRYCTERIVGVCCQECLALNPEGATKCRWCGTRISTVSATNIDTFEVQANVVATVLTQLRLHPQQAFFTPEKLIIRSYGLLGFTSNDEEILWEKVAGFSHRRGLLWDTISIETRGQTPASIGCLDKPDAERVRQVLQGLEK; this is encoded by the coding sequence ATGGAAACCAAATCCTGCCCTGAGTGTCTTAGCGATATCCCCGTCGCGGCCAACATCTGCCGTTATTGTACAGAGCGCATTGTCGGCGTCTGTTGTCAGGAGTGCTTGGCGCTAAACCCTGAAGGTGCAACGAAATGCCGCTGGTGTGGCACTCGTATCAGCACGGTTTCGGCCACTAACATTGACACATTTGAGGTGCAGGCCAACGTCGTCGCCACTGTGCTGACCCAGCTGCGGCTTCACCCTCAGCAGGCATTCTTTACCCCCGAGAAATTGATTATCCGCTCCTATGGCTTGTTAGGGTTTACCTCCAACGATGAGGAGATCCTCTGGGAGAAGGTGGCGGGATTTTCCCACCGCCGTGGCCTACTGTGGGATACCATCTCCATTGAGACTCGTGGCCAGACCCCTGCCTCAATTGGTTGTTTAGATAAGCCCGATGCAGAGCGGGTTCGTCAGGTTTTGCAAGGGCTAGAGAAGTAA
- the cls gene encoding cardiolipin synthase yields the protein MDKLYQLALWFGLSAYYLLVAAVSLRVALKRRVVGVSLAWLLVIFIVPIGGVLFYLLFGERYLGRRRKRRAQVLYQTLRESLAETTRLDPQYQDNLGAYAHPIHTLCFKQLGIPSTLGNQLELLSTPTDIFTRMCQDIEHAQSTIQLEFYIWYEGGKADHVANLLIAAAKRGVEVHLILDAAGSRDFLNGRWPIRMRYAGIHVVDALSVNPFKMFLRRLDLRQHRKILVIDNQIGYTGSMNMIDPAHFKQNEGVGQWIDVMIRINGAAATTLAAIHAWDWQVEGGDSIIKRLPENSFQPNDNRYAVQVIPSGTALPSNVIQKVLLLGIYHARANITLCAPYFVPSEHLLEALITAAARGVNVELILPDKNDSMMVSWASRSFFGELLAAGVTIYRFQGGLLHTKAVMFDNEHCLVGTVNLDMRSLQLNSEVTLAFDDPKLCNDIRLLFDQYRNHSYAHDYSIWQQRPLVSKLVEQFFYMFAPLL from the coding sequence ATGGATAAACTCTACCAACTCGCCTTATGGTTCGGACTCTCTGCCTACTACCTGTTAGTGGCAGCAGTGTCTTTGCGAGTTGCACTCAAGCGCCGAGTTGTCGGTGTATCGTTAGCCTGGCTGCTAGTTATCTTTATTGTTCCTATTGGCGGGGTGCTTTTTTATCTGCTTTTTGGTGAGCGTTATCTCGGCCGTCGACGTAAGCGACGCGCTCAAGTCTTGTACCAGACATTGCGAGAGTCGCTGGCGGAAACTACCCGCCTCGATCCCCAATACCAAGATAATTTAGGTGCTTATGCGCACCCAATTCATACCTTATGTTTCAAGCAGCTTGGGATCCCATCAACCTTAGGCAACCAACTGGAGCTATTGTCTACTCCAACTGACATCTTTACCCGAATGTGTCAGGACATTGAACACGCGCAATCCACTATTCAGCTCGAGTTTTATATCTGGTACGAGGGCGGCAAGGCTGACCATGTCGCTAACCTGCTTATCGCTGCAGCCAAGCGTGGGGTCGAAGTACATTTGATCTTAGATGCCGCAGGCAGTCGTGACTTTCTCAATGGCCGCTGGCCAATACGGATGCGCTACGCCGGGATTCATGTTGTTGATGCTCTCAGCGTCAATCCGTTCAAGATGTTCCTGCGACGCCTTGATCTGCGCCAACATCGCAAGATATTGGTGATCGATAATCAAATCGGTTACACCGGTTCAATGAACATGATCGATCCCGCTCACTTTAAACAAAACGAAGGGGTTGGGCAGTGGATTGATGTGATGATCCGTATCAATGGTGCCGCGGCAACTACCCTCGCAGCGATCCACGCTTGGGACTGGCAAGTTGAAGGCGGTGACTCAATTATCAAGCGGTTGCCAGAGAATAGCTTCCAGCCCAACGACAACCGTTATGCGGTTCAGGTGATCCCATCTGGCACAGCGCTGCCAAGCAATGTGATTCAAAAGGTATTATTGCTTGGGATCTATCACGCCCGAGCAAACATCACCCTCTGTGCCCCCTACTTTGTTCCAAGCGAGCACCTGCTTGAAGCGCTAATCACCGCTGCCGCCCGTGGCGTTAATGTTGAATTGATCCTACCGGACAAAAATGATTCGATGATGGTGAGCTGGGCCAGTCGTTCCTTCTTTGGCGAGCTGCTCGCCGCCGGGGTAACCATCTATCGATTCCAAGGTGGGCTGCTGCACACCAAAGCGGTGATGTTCGATAACGAGCATTGCTTGGTCGGGACGGTAAATCTAGATATGCGCAGTTTGCAGCTCAACAGCGAGGTTACCCTCGCCTTCGATGACCCTAAGCTGTGCAATGACATACGGCTACTGTTTGACCAATATCGAAACCACAGCTATGCCCACGACTACTCCATTTGGCAACAACGGCCATTGGTCAGTAAGTTGGTGGAGCAGTTTTTCTATATGTTCGCGCCATTATTGTAG
- a CDS encoding AraC family transcriptional regulator, with protein MQLSQDTAAEQYRYPLPFDTQSEGIYLLRENYAPETQFSAHQHPWGQLNVVESGVLEFTINDSLMLSPPQYAIWIPPNTTHSSYSRRHVAYRAVFISVAWSKLMPSKPCMIKMTPLLRAVLADLGERGVAAPQTDADLRLGQVLLDQLLQSEAEPVYLPWSKDAMLEPILSTLEREPDNNRTLSAWAAYRHTTERTLARRFQKQLQMSFVEWRSRLRFLTAIGMLRQGLPIKEVALNLGFSTSSAFIAQFRRHGGMSPEQYRRERNLLPNRL; from the coding sequence ATGCAATTGAGTCAAGACACCGCCGCTGAACAGTATCGATACCCACTGCCGTTTGACACTCAATCGGAAGGGATCTATCTGCTCCGTGAAAATTACGCCCCAGAGACTCAGTTCTCAGCTCATCAGCATCCGTGGGGGCAGCTCAACGTTGTTGAAAGTGGAGTGTTGGAGTTCACTATCAACGACAGTTTGATGCTGTCGCCACCACAATACGCCATTTGGATTCCACCAAACACCACCCATTCCAGTTACAGCCGTCGTCACGTAGCCTATCGTGCGGTGTTTATCTCAGTCGCTTGGTCGAAGCTAATGCCCTCCAAACCGTGCATGATTAAGATGACCCCGTTATTGCGAGCTGTATTGGCGGATTTAGGTGAGCGTGGTGTTGCAGCGCCGCAAACCGATGCGGACCTTCGCCTGGGGCAAGTACTGTTGGATCAGTTGTTGCAATCGGAGGCCGAACCGGTCTATTTGCCGTGGTCGAAGGATGCCATGCTCGAACCTATCCTCAGCACCTTAGAGCGCGAGCCTGATAACAATAGAACCTTGTCGGCATGGGCGGCATACCGTCACACCACCGAACGTACTTTAGCCCGTCGATTTCAAAAGCAGCTGCAGATGAGCTTTGTTGAATGGCGTTCTAGACTGCGATTCTTAACTGCCATAGGCATGCTCCGTCAGGGGCTCCCGATTAAAGAGGTTGCACTCAATTTGGGCTTTAGTACCTCGTCTGCGTTTATTGCTCAATTCCGTCGTCATGGTGGCATGTCGCCGGAACAATATCGGCGCGAGCGGAATTTGCTACCCAATCGACTTTGA
- a CDS encoding tellurite resistance TerB family protein, translated as MDFQGLLNQVLGAQQSTTPNSNSSPAQQPSTTTAGLGSNLSSGLTGLASGAIGGTLMGMLMGSKKGRKMGKGVAKVGGAAALGALALKAFQSYQQSQSSQPTAAQTQPAATTPTSATVAQLQAPDEIASKQILKAMIGAAKADGHVDEQERQKLQAAVQQAGASASVAQFVDAELAKPLDPADVAAGVNSPELAAELYLVSTLMVDDQSFMEKSYLQELARQLNIAPELAQQLELQAANA; from the coding sequence ATGGATTTTCAGGGATTATTGAATCAAGTGCTTGGGGCGCAACAATCAACAACACCAAACAGCAACAGCTCACCAGCCCAACAACCTTCAACAACCACAGCTGGCTTAGGCAGTAACCTTAGCTCCGGTTTAACCGGCCTAGCTTCCGGTGCCATTGGTGGCACCCTAATGGGGATGTTGATGGGCAGTAAAAAAGGCAGAAAGATGGGCAAAGGTGTTGCCAAGGTCGGTGGAGCTGCTGCGCTTGGTGCCTTAGCGCTCAAAGCGTTTCAAAGCTACCAACAGAGCCAATCGTCTCAGCCTACAGCAGCGCAAACTCAACCTGCAGCAACGACACCTACCTCGGCTACAGTCGCTCAGCTGCAAGCGCCGGATGAAATTGCATCCAAACAGATTTTAAAGGCGATGATTGGCGCAGCCAAAGCGGATGGCCATGTCGATGAACAGGAACGACAAAAGCTCCAAGCGGCGGTGCAACAAGCCGGTGCCAGTGCTAGCGTTGCCCAATTTGTTGATGCTGAACTTGCCAAACCGTTGGATCCCGCCGACGTTGCCGCTGGGGTCAACAGCCCAGAGCTTGCAGCAGAACTCTATTTGGTCTCGACGCTGATGGTGGATGACCAGAGCTTTATGGAAAAGTCCTATCTGCAGGAGTTAGCAAGGCAGCTCAATATCGCCCCAGAGCTCGCGCAACAGTTAGAGCTGCAAGCGGCCAACGCTTGA
- a CDS encoding HAD-IB family hydrolase — protein sequence MTKPNLALFDFDGTLTHNDNFSAFLWFATPVWRMALACPLLVPLKWAWQQGWLSSAITRRSVTRLAYTGRRRERLEQLGQRYIAGRQQHIFRPDMLAKLHQHQQQGDTVVLVSASLNLYLQPWCRQNGITLLCSELSYIGNCASGGYQQGDCANQIKAQRVLARFDLSQYERIYAYGDSDEDLPLLALADFPYLNGSPYKKSTT from the coding sequence ATGACTAAACCTAATCTCGCGCTGTTTGATTTCGATGGAACCTTAACCCACAACGATAACTTCAGCGCGTTTTTATGGTTCGCGACACCAGTATGGCGGATGGCGCTTGCCTGCCCACTTTTGGTCCCACTCAAATGGGCGTGGCAACAAGGTTGGCTATCGAGCGCTATTACTCGTCGTAGTGTCACTCGTTTAGCCTACACTGGCCGACGACGAGAACGGCTTGAGCAACTAGGTCAACGTTATATTGCCGGTCGCCAGCAGCATATTTTTCGACCAGATATGCTGGCCAAACTCCACCAACACCAGCAGCAAGGCGATACGGTAGTGCTGGTCTCCGCCTCCCTCAATCTGTACCTACAACCTTGGTGCAGACAAAACGGCATTACCCTACTGTGTTCTGAACTTAGCTACATTGGCAACTGCGCCTCCGGTGGTTATCAGCAAGGTGATTGCGCCAATCAGATTAAAGCGCAACGGGTTTTAGCTCGGTTCGATCTGAGCCAATATGAGCGGATTTATGCCTATGGCGATAGCGATGAGGATCTGCCGTTACTGGCACTGGCCGATTTCCCTTACCTCAACGGCAGCCCGTATAAAAAATCAACCACTTGA